The sequence GATCGACGACGTGGCGGCCGCGCGGGCCGCGACCAAGCATCTGATCGACCTCGGCCATCACCGGATCGCCCACATCTCCGGCGACCCGGACGACGAGCTGGCCTTCACCACCCACCTCGACCGACGCCGGGGTTACCAGGCGGCGCTGCGCTCCGCCGGCCTGCGACCCGACCCCACACTGGACATCGAGTCCACCTTCACCATCGACGGCGGCAACCGGGCAACCGCTGAACTGCTGGCCCGCGGCGAGCCGCCGACCGCGATCGTCGCCGCCTGCGACGAGATGGCGATGGGCGCGATGACCGCCCTGCGCGACGTCGGACTGCGGGTGCCGCAGGACGTCAGCGTGGTCGGCATCGACGACCACGACCTGGCCGGCGTGCTCGGGCTGAGCACCGTCGCCCAGCCCGCCGCCGAGCAGGGCCGGCTGGCCGCCCAGATGCTGCTCGACCCGCTCGGGGCCCGACCCCCGGGCCCTATCGTCAGTCAACGGGGCGCCGGTTGCGACACTCCGGTGGTCCTGCCCACTCGGTTGGTGGTCCGGGATTCGACCGCGCCGCCCCGGGCACACTGAAATCCAAAACACCGCAACACGGGAGACGACCCTGAACACCGACCCGACGCAGCAGACCTCCTCCGGCAACCCGGCCACCGGCTGGTGGACCGAGGCCGCCATCTACCAGATCTACCCCCGCTCGTTCGCCGACTCGGACGGGGACGGAGTCGGTGACCTTCCCGGCATCACCGCCCGCCTCGACCACCTGGTCGAGCTGGGTGTGGACGCGGTGTGGCTCTCTCCCTTCTACCCCTCGCCGCAGGCCGACGCCGGCTACGACGTGGCCGACTACCGCGACATCGACCCGTTGTTCGGCACCCTGGCCGACGCGGACAAGCTGATCGCCGAGGCCCGGTCCCGCAACCTGAGGGTGATCGTCGACCTGGTCCCGAACCACACCTCCTCGGCGCATCGCTGGTTCCAGGCCGCGCTGCCGGCCGCGCCCGGCAGCCCGGAACGGTCGCGCTACATCTTCCGGGACGGCCTCGGTCCGGCCGGCGACCAGCCGCCGAACGACTGGCAGAGCGTCTTCGGCGGTCCGGCCTGGACCCGGACGGTCGACGCCGACGGGCAGCCCGGCCAGTGGTACCTGCACCTGTTCGACACCGGGCAGCCGGACCTCAACTGGGACAACCCGGAGGTGCACGCGGAGTTCCTGGACGTGCTGCGGTTCTGGCTGGACCGCGGGGTGGACGGCTTCCGGGTGGACGTGGCGCACGGCCTGATCAAGCAGGCCGACCTGGCGGACTGGCAGGAGCCGCAGGAGATCCTCT comes from Micromonospora vinacea and encodes:
- a CDS encoding LacI family DNA-binding transcriptional regulator, which produces MTRIDDVARLAGVSTATVSRALRGLPTVSAATRRRVIAAAEQLDYEVSPSASRLAGGRTGTVAVVVPRITRWFFSTVVEAVEEYLHQSGYDLLLYNLGGREQVRQRVLRTANLHKRVDAMMLVATPLRPADLTALASLELPGVTISSGSRVPNWPCVRIDDVAAARAATKHLIDLGHHRIAHISGDPDDELAFTTHLDRRRGYQAALRSAGLRPDPTLDIESTFTIDGGNRATAELLARGEPPTAIVAACDEMAMGAMTALRDVGLRVPQDVSVVGIDDHDLAGVLGLSTVAQPAAEQGRLAAQMLLDPLGARPPGPIVSQRGAGCDTPVVLPTRLVVRDSTAPPRAH